In Rhodothermus marinus DSM 4252, a single genomic region encodes these proteins:
- a CDS encoding sulfotransferase family protein, translated as MKVVAMHEKQPKGSITYRVLRRVLGEVGLTKVWEHISSFYLWNAFPLNGKDPRLFQVVGIPRSGTTLLCSSLDSHSRIICISEPYHQWKHNGFVYAEKILQFDIWKRHPSLLIEQLLKVHKDKMIGFKETYYSESHGHYKNYFFFKKNFEKGIKTIVIVRDPREVWKSLVIMHSEKKGKVPDRFLEAWNDLTEWALRNNIFLIKYESLISNPVYVLQKVCSYLVVEFEFDMLHLRPKLALGDPKALKGGSIVNKSLEFEKFLTKDEILKIERGCFGLMKALGYKPIQLAEQYADEADEN; from the coding sequence ATGAAGGTTGTAGCTATGCATGAGAAACAGCCAAAAGGATCCATAACTTACCGCGTATTGCGTCGTGTATTGGGAGAAGTGGGACTGACAAAGGTATGGGAACATATTTCTTCTTTTTATTTATGGAATGCTTTTCCTCTTAATGGAAAGGACCCGCGTCTGTTTCAGGTTGTGGGGATACCTCGATCAGGTACAACATTACTGTGCTCTTCACTGGATTCACATTCTAGAATAATATGTATAAGTGAGCCTTATCATCAATGGAAACATAATGGTTTTGTTTACGCAGAGAAGATATTACAGTTTGATATATGGAAGCGACATCCATCTCTTCTTATTGAGCAACTTCTGAAGGTTCATAAAGATAAAATGATTGGTTTTAAGGAAACCTATTATAGTGAATCTCATGGTCATTATAAAAATTACTTTTTCTTCAAAAAGAATTTTGAAAAGGGAATAAAGACAATAGTAATTGTTAGAGATCCTCGCGAAGTGTGGAAATCTCTTGTTATCATGCATTCCGAGAAGAAAGGAAAAGTACCAGATAGATTCTTAGAAGCTTGGAATGACTTAACAGAGTGGGCATTGAGAAATAATATTTTCTTGATAAAATATGAAAGTTTGATATCGAATCCGGTCTATGTTTTGCAAAAGGTATGCTCTTATTTAGTTGTAGAATTTGAATTTGATATGCTTCATTTAAGACCAAAGTTGGCACTAGGGGATCCAAAAGCATTAAAAGGTGGAAGTATTGTAAATAAATCTTTGGAATTTGAAAAGTTTTTGACTAAAGATGAAATTCTTAAAATAGAGAGAGGATGTTTTGGATTGATGAAGGCTCTAGGCTATAAGCCTATTCAATTAGCTGAGCAATATGCTGATGAAGCGGATGAGAACTGA
- a CDS encoding GumC family protein, whose product MAHYRHHSLIVARGGQRGGLPPASDEKRDEGRINFAEIWHTIRRGKWIILLTMLVVAGAIGAYTYTLPPVYESSAIVFVDTRGGGNAPVSVAAFTPIERRALSNELGILRNSAELATRVAEAIVATAETAGAKDRFPILAPAEDGREPSIREIAFRLRERVRFSPLSDQDMIVITAESTTPEEAAVIANRYAEEYERFSRERSRESLAAAREFVEKQVEQRRQELEELERQWEAFARSRQVVRLGPQGERLVAEVAQLEAQRDAARFQLEQEKSALQFIEQELQKLEPGLVDELVKSRQVSTLEAQIDALSKKIAELKVQAEQYYVFNPKLRGNEEKLGDQQLVEIVRQIDHFEKQREQLQAQLVKEMIGRDSQAPASEPLSYVEQLRARRIEKQLAIQELERQVEAFNQELAKYEGQLARLPRQQIELEQLERRRALAEQWYTTFVQELQRIMIAEQSELGYVKIVSSAFVPTVPVRPNRAQNIVLGILIGLGLGLGLAFLRQAMHTQLDDPEKVREHGYTLLGVVPAMEPYIRKHFRGRKVVEVDERPRSTTLITLLDPWSPIAENFRLIRTNLQQHTPAKGRAVTWLVTSPEMGDGKTVVAANLAVATAHGGQRTLLIDADLRRPRAHEVLGMADQPGLAELLLGKIRPEPESWATDIPNLYFLPAGVVDQPPPELLGSQRMVQVLDFLRKHFDVIVIDSPPVLAVTDAVLLAQRCEATLMVVSAGRTDAKALDIARQTLESVNVSIAGVVFNRYRADKRKGYAYGYGYGRRYHKGYGYYAREAAAG is encoded by the coding sequence ATGGCACATTACCGACATCATTCGCTGATCGTGGCGCGTGGCGGGCAACGGGGGGGATTGCCGCCCGCCTCCGACGAGAAGCGCGACGAAGGCCGCATCAACTTTGCCGAGATCTGGCACACGATCCGGCGGGGCAAGTGGATCATCCTGCTGACCATGCTGGTGGTGGCCGGCGCTATCGGCGCATACACTTACACGCTGCCGCCCGTGTACGAGTCGAGCGCGATCGTCTTTGTCGATACGCGGGGCGGTGGGAATGCGCCGGTCAGTGTGGCGGCCTTTACGCCCATCGAGCGGCGGGCGCTCTCGAACGAGCTGGGCATTCTGCGTAATTCGGCCGAGCTGGCCACGCGCGTGGCCGAGGCGATCGTGGCCACGGCGGAAACGGCAGGGGCAAAGGATCGCTTTCCGATCCTGGCGCCTGCCGAGGATGGGCGGGAGCCGTCTATCCGGGAGATCGCCTTTCGGCTGCGTGAGCGGGTTCGGTTCAGTCCACTTTCGGATCAGGACATGATCGTGATCACGGCCGAGAGCACGACGCCCGAAGAGGCGGCTGTGATCGCCAACCGCTATGCCGAGGAATACGAGCGCTTCAGTCGGGAGCGCAGCCGGGAAAGCCTGGCGGCCGCCCGCGAGTTTGTCGAAAAACAGGTCGAGCAGCGGCGCCAGGAGCTGGAGGAGCTGGAGCGACAGTGGGAGGCGTTTGCGCGTTCGCGCCAGGTGGTGCGGCTGGGACCGCAGGGCGAACGTCTGGTCGCCGAGGTGGCACAGCTCGAAGCGCAGCGCGACGCCGCCCGCTTCCAGCTGGAGCAGGAGAAGTCGGCGCTGCAGTTCATCGAACAGGAACTGCAGAAGCTGGAGCCGGGTCTGGTCGACGAGCTGGTCAAGAGCCGGCAGGTCTCGACGCTGGAGGCGCAGATCGACGCGCTTTCCAAAAAGATCGCCGAGCTGAAGGTACAGGCCGAGCAGTACTACGTGTTCAATCCGAAGCTGCGCGGCAACGAGGAAAAGCTGGGTGATCAGCAGCTTGTCGAGATCGTGCGGCAGATCGATCATTTCGAAAAGCAGCGCGAGCAGCTGCAGGCCCAGCTCGTCAAAGAGATGATCGGCCGCGACAGCCAGGCACCGGCTTCGGAACCGCTGAGCTACGTCGAGCAGCTCCGGGCCCGCCGCATCGAAAAGCAACTGGCCATCCAGGAGCTGGAGCGCCAGGTCGAAGCGTTCAACCAGGAGCTGGCCAAGTACGAGGGTCAACTGGCCCGCCTGCCGCGGCAGCAGATCGAACTGGAGCAGCTCGAGCGGCGCCGGGCCTTGGCCGAGCAGTGGTACACGACCTTCGTGCAGGAGCTGCAGCGCATCATGATCGCCGAGCAGTCCGAGCTCGGCTACGTCAAGATCGTCAGCAGTGCGTTTGTCCCGACCGTGCCGGTGCGGCCGAATCGGGCGCAGAACATTGTGCTGGGCATCCTGATCGGCCTGGGGCTCGGGCTCGGACTGGCGTTTCTGCGACAGGCCATGCACACGCAGCTTGACGATCCCGAGAAGGTCCGGGAGCACGGCTACACGTTGCTGGGCGTGGTGCCGGCCATGGAGCCGTACATTCGCAAGCATTTCCGCGGGCGGAAGGTGGTCGAGGTGGACGAGCGGCCGCGCAGCACCACGTTGATCACGCTGCTGGATCCCTGGTCGCCGATCGCCGAGAACTTCCGGCTCATTCGTACGAACCTGCAGCAGCACACCCCGGCGAAAGGACGTGCCGTAACCTGGCTGGTGACCAGCCCGGAGATGGGCGACGGCAAGACGGTGGTGGCAGCCAACCTGGCCGTGGCGACGGCCCATGGCGGTCAGCGCACGCTGCTGATCGATGCCGACCTGCGGCGCCCGCGTGCGCACGAGGTGCTGGGGATGGCCGACCAGCCCGGTCTGGCCGAACTGCTGCTGGGCAAAATACGGCCCGAGCCGGAAAGCTGGGCGACCGACATCCCCAACCTGTACTTTCTCCCGGCCGGCGTGGTCGATCAACCACCGCCCGAGTTGCTGGGATCGCAGCGCATGGTGCAGGTGCTGGATTTTCTTCGCAAGCACTTTGACGTGATCGTGATCGACTCGCCGCCGGTGCTGGCCGTGACCGACGCGGTCCTGCTGGCGCAGCGTTGCGAGGCAACGCTGATGGTGGTCTCGGCCGGACGCACCGATGCGAAAGCGCTGGATATTGCCCGGCAGACGCTGGAGTCGGTGAACGTATCCATTGCCGGCGTGGTCTTCAACCGCTACCGGGCCGACAAGCGCAAAGGCTATGCTTATGGGTACGGCTACGGCCGCCGATACCATAAAGGCTACGGCTACTATGCCCGGGAAGCCGCGGCCGGATGA
- the hepA gene encoding heterocyst formation ABC transporter subunit HepA, giving the protein MKQRLRIYLRRHFWRTDEGMRLVLRQLWEHRRLFVGTVVLTGLSAAFEGVGLGLLVPFLDSLMNPEAGAFATGWSWVDQHLLRVEAPVMTRLYWFSGLILLTILLRGGLGYAAQQFSIRLQESILHRLRCQIIDQLQAVSLKFYAHRRAGDLLNVLTAEIQRLRFLFGTSSAILIQGFLLVVYGTAIFALSWPLALVAVGLTLGLFVVVRALIARLKREGNAITQTNSWIASRAQELISGIRTVLTHGAQPFESARFKQVSREAADVVVRLSWKQSLIGPLSQAVASAALIGLIIVAVQFFVLPGRMSMAVLITFLFAFFRMLPMVQNINDLRAMWAKQRGAVDAVAAILRRDDKPYLPDGTLPFEGLREAIELRHVCFGYEPGQRVLHDINLTIRKGQTVAFVGASGAGKSTLADLIVRLYDPDEGQILYDGIDLRQYRLDTLRRRVAMVSQETFLFHDTIRANIAYGLENVPEERIRWAAAQANALEFIEQLPEGFDTVVGDRGARLSGGQRQRIAIARALLRDPDILVLDEATSALDSISERLVQEALERLMAGRTVIVIAHRLSTIENADLVVVLEAGRIVEQGTYEELLERQGYLWKYHHLQYQVV; this is encoded by the coding sequence ATGAAACAGAGGCTGCGTATATACCTGCGCCGTCATTTCTGGCGCACGGACGAAGGCATGCGCCTGGTGCTCCGCCAGCTCTGGGAGCATCGGCGGCTGTTTGTGGGGACGGTGGTGCTGACCGGCCTCAGTGCTGCCTTTGAGGGGGTCGGGCTTGGATTGCTGGTCCCCTTTCTGGATAGCCTGATGAATCCCGAAGCCGGGGCATTTGCTACGGGCTGGAGCTGGGTCGATCAGCATCTGTTGCGTGTCGAGGCGCCCGTCATGACACGCCTGTACTGGTTTTCCGGTCTGATCCTGCTGACGATTCTGTTGCGGGGGGGACTGGGCTATGCGGCCCAGCAGTTCAGCATCCGATTGCAGGAGTCCATCCTGCATCGGTTGCGCTGTCAGATCATCGACCAGCTACAGGCTGTTTCACTCAAGTTCTATGCGCATCGGCGGGCCGGTGATCTGCTGAACGTACTCACGGCCGAAATTCAGCGGTTGCGTTTTCTGTTTGGGACGTCCAGCGCTATTCTGATTCAGGGATTTTTGCTGGTCGTATACGGTACGGCGATTTTTGCGCTTTCGTGGCCACTGGCGCTGGTGGCTGTTGGCCTGACGCTCGGGCTGTTTGTGGTGGTACGCGCCTTGATTGCCCGCCTGAAACGAGAAGGCAATGCGATCACGCAGACGAACAGCTGGATTGCCTCGCGGGCGCAGGAGCTGATCAGCGGCATTCGTACGGTGCTGACGCACGGGGCCCAGCCGTTCGAGTCGGCCCGGTTCAAGCAGGTCAGTCGAGAGGCGGCCGATGTGGTGGTGCGGCTCAGCTGGAAGCAGTCGCTTATTGGCCCCCTTTCGCAGGCAGTCGCTTCGGCTGCATTAATCGGACTGATCATTGTGGCCGTGCAGTTTTTCGTGCTGCCGGGGCGCATGAGCATGGCCGTGCTGATCACGTTTCTGTTCGCCTTCTTTCGCATGCTTCCCATGGTGCAGAACATCAATGACCTGCGGGCTATGTGGGCCAAGCAGCGGGGAGCTGTAGATGCGGTGGCCGCTATTCTGCGTCGGGACGATAAGCCCTATCTGCCGGACGGCACGCTTCCGTTTGAGGGGTTGCGGGAAGCGATCGAGTTGCGTCATGTCTGCTTCGGCTACGAGCCCGGCCAGCGCGTGCTGCACGACATCAATCTGACGATCCGAAAAGGGCAGACCGTGGCCTTTGTGGGCGCCTCAGGGGCCGGCAAGAGCACGCTGGCCGACCTGATCGTGCGCCTCTACGACCCGGACGAGGGGCAGATCCTCTACGACGGCATCGACCTCCGACAGTACCGGCTCGACACGCTCCGCCGCCGGGTGGCCATGGTGAGTCAGGAGACGTTCCTGTTTCACGACACGATCCGGGCCAACATTGCCTACGGGCTGGAGAATGTACCGGAGGAGCGCATCCGGTGGGCGGCCGCCCAGGCCAATGCACTCGAGTTCATCGAGCAACTGCCGGAGGGGTTCGACACGGTGGTGGGCGACCGGGGCGCGCGGCTTTCGGGCGGGCAGCGTCAGCGGATTGCCATCGCCCGGGCGCTCCTGCGTGATCCCGACATCCTGGTGCTCGACGAAGCCACCAGCGCGCTCGACAGCATTTCCGAGCGGCTGGTGCAGGAGGCGCTTGAACGCCTGATGGCCGGACGTACGGTGATCGTCATCGCCCACCGCCTTTCGACCATCGAAAACGCCGACCTTGTGGTCGTCCTCGAAGCCGGCCGTATCGTGGAGCAGGGGACGTATGAGGAATTGCTTGAACGCCAAGGATATCTGTGGAAGTATCATCACTTGCAATACCAGGTCGTATGA